CATGCCAGCCAGTCCTTCAGCAGGCGCTCGCAGCGCTCGATGTGCTCGATGGGCACGTGCTCGTCCTGCTTGTGGGCGAACATCGGGTCGCCGGGACCGAAGTTCACCGCCGGGATCCCGAGCTTCGTGAACTGCGCGACGTCGGTCCAGCCGAACTTCGGCGCCACCTCCCCGCCGACCGCCTCGACGAACGCCTTGGCAGCCGGGCGGTCGAGCCCGGGCAACGCCCCGGCGGCCAGGTCGGTCACCGTGACGTCGTAGCCCTCGAAGAAGTCGCGGACGAAGGCCTCGGCGTCGGCCTCGCTGCGGTCGGGGGCGAAACGGAAGTTGACCTCGACGACGCACTCGTCGGGGATCACGTTGCCGGCGACGCCGCCGCGGATCCCGGTGGCGTTGAGACCCTCGTGGTAGGTCAGTCCGTCGATCTCCGGCTCCCGCGCGACGTAGTCGTTGAGCCGCGCCAGCACCGGCCCGGCGAGGTGGATGGCGTTGACACCCTTCCAGCTCCGCGCGCTGTGGGAGCGCTCGCCGGTGGTGCGGACGTCGACGCGCAGGGTGCCCTGGCAGCCGGCCTCGACGGCGGCGTTGCTGGGTTCCATGAGGATCGCGAAGTCGGCCTCCAGCAGGTGCGGGTCGCTCTCGGTGAGCTTGCGCAGGCCGTTGTGGACCGAGTCGACCTCCTCGGCCTCGTAGAAGACGAAGGTCAGGTCGCGGTTGGGCTCGGTCACGTCGGCGGCGAGCTTGAGCATCACCGCGTCGCCGCCCTTCATGTCGCAGCTGCCGAGGCCGTGGAGGACGCCGTCCTCCTGGCGCGAGGGCAGGTTGTCGTTGAGCGGAACGGTGTCGATGTGACCCGCGATGACGACGCGCTCGCCGCGGCCGAGGTCGGTGCGCGCCACGATCGTGTGGCCGCGCCGGGTGACGGTGAGGTGCGGGAGCCCGCGCAGGGCGGACTCGACCGCGTCGGCGATCTCTTCCTCCTCGTGGGACACCGAGAAGATGTCGACGAGCTGCTGGGTCAGGGTGACGACGTCGGCGGACAGGTCGAGGTGGGCCATGGCTCGATTCAACCAGTCGGGCCGCGGCGGGCCCGCGTCCCCCGGCCGCGCAGCGCGCTGCTCCGGCTCGAGCCGAGCGCGCCGAGCAGGTCGGGCTCGAGCGTGCCGTAGCCGGTCCGGCTCCACGGACCGAGGTCGAGGCGGAAGTAGTGCACGGTCCGGTCACCCTCGATGAAGTCGAGGACGTCGCGCGGCTCGCGTCCGGCGCGCACGTCCGCCGCACAGGCGCGGCAGGAGGGTACGTCGACCGCGTGCCCCTCCTCCCGCCACGTGGCCCTGGTGGTCGGGCCGTCGTGCAGCGGATTGAACCAGCATCCCGGCAGCGGCTCCCAGGTCGACGACGACGTGTCCTGGGCGCTCGCGCGGGCGTCCTCGCCCCGGCGGGTCAGGACGAGCGCCCCGACGACGTCGGCCGGCGCCGCGCCCTGCGACAGGATCGAGCGCGCGGCGGCGTAGTGGTCCAGCGCCTGCTGCCACGCGGCCAGCGCGTCGGCGGACCCACGCGGCTCGCCGCGACCGATCGCCTCCCCCAGCGCGAGCACCTCGGCGTCGGCCTGCTGGCGCAGCCGCCGGTCCTCCGCGGCGCGCACCGTGTGCAGCACGGTGGCGGGAAGGGTGAAACCGGCAGGGCGGGCGCGGCGCCGGCGACGCCATGCCACGATCCCGGCCACGACCACCGCGAGGGCCACGACGATGCCGAACCCACCGACGACCTCGGAGGCCTGCACGCCCTCGTCGGCGGTCCAGGAGTACTTCTCGTCGTCGGGGACCTCGTCCCACAGCGCGTCGGCGTTGCCGTCGTCGAGCAGCTCCTGCACCCGGACGACCTGGTCGACGAAGTCGTCGGGGTTCTCGTGGGCAGCCACGTTGTCGACGTACGTCGTGTCGGGCTGGTCGCCGTAGGCGTCCACCTGGAGCGCCGGCTCGCTGTAGTCCTGCCAACCGACGTACGTCGTGTGGCGGCCACCCGTGCTGTCCTGCAGCCAGGCGGTGAGGCTGGAGAAGCTGCCCTGGAAGCGTTCGTCCTGGGTGTCGACCTCGACGAGCACCACCTTGAGGTCGGCCTGCTCCGCGGAGGCGACCGCCTCCTCGATGCGGGCCTCGTCGTCGGCGGAGATGTCCTGGCTCCGCGCGAAGGCGGGATCGATCCACACCCCGTCGCCGGCGAGCTCCTCCTCGATCTCGGTGATCGTGGCGTCACTGATCTGGTCCATCACGCGACCTCTCGTCGTCGGGATCCCACGAACCACCGGAGCAGGAGGAAGGCCGGCACGACGCCGAGGGCGCCGAACAGGAGCGCCGCCGTGATGCCGCCGCCGATGCCGTCGTAGTAGTCGAAGTCGCTCGGCTCCTCGGGCGCCGTCGGGAGGGGCTCGGCCTCCCAGGCGGCCATCTCCGCAGCGATGCGGACCAGGGCCGGACCGGGCTGGCCCTGGGTGCCGGCCTCGAGGTAGGGCGGCTCGAGACCGACCGCCACGGAGGTGTTCGTCCCGTTGTCCCAGAGCACGACGTAGTGGCCCTCCTCGCCGACCGCGGTGCTCCACTGGACCGGCGCTCCGCCCGGTGTGTAGCCGGCGTCGCTGGTGTCCGGGTAGGTCAGGTAGGCGATCCGTGCCGGCACCGACGCCTCCTCGAGGATCGCCTCGGCGCGGCGTACGTCGTCCTCGGGCACGCGGTCGACTAGGAGCGGGTCGACAGCGACGAGCGCGTCCTGCTCGACCAGCGCGCGTACGGCGTCGCCCGGCGGCGGCACCACGTCGGTGCGCGCGAACTCCTCGGCCCGGAGCTCGATGTCGCGCGCCTCGCGCTCCTCCTGCCAGTCGTGCGTCGCGGTGCCCAGCAGCACGCCTGCGACGACGCCGACCAGGGCTCCGGTGCTCCAGCCCGCGATCCGCCGCGACCGGGGCGTCACCGGGAAGCCTCGCGATCGGCCAGCACGTCACGAGCGAGGAAGTCGCTGATGGCGCCGAAGCCCGTCCGGGCCCACACGTCGTCGCGCTCCCAGTAGGGCTGGGATCCGCGACGGGTCGCAAGGCGCAGGTGTGCCGGGACCTCGCCCTCGGCCACCGCGCTCGCGCAGACCGCGCAGCAGGGCACCTCGACGTCGCCGTCGCCCAGGCGCCAGCTCGCCGTGGCGGTGGCCCCGGAGTGGCGGGGATCGAAGAAGCAGGTGCGGAGGGACTCGCCCGTCCCGCGACGACCGCGGGAGAGGTCGCGCGAGCCGGCGCGGGCCACCACCTGCGCACCGACCAGGTCGGCCACGTCGCGCGAGGTCAGCAGCTGCTCCACCGCGTCCCGTGCCGTGAGCGCGCGCCCGGCGGTGTCACGGTCGCGCACGGCGTTCCAGTCGGTGTCGGAGAGCGCCTTCGCGAGGGCATCGGCCTGCGACCGGGCGATCCGGCGCTCGGCGTGCACGTCGGGCGGCGGTGGCGGCGGCGCGACGACCTTCGCCGGCGGCTCGGGCTCCGCGGCGCGGCGACGGCGGGGCCAGCCGACCAGCGTCTGGCCGAGCAGGAGCGCGACGCAGAGACCGACGAGACCGCCGACCACAGCGGACAGCCCGGCGGACGCGGTCCGCACCGGGACGTAGTCGTCGCGCCCGGGCCGCCAGCTCGCCGACGCGGCGAGCTCCACCGCCCGCTCGGCGAGGCGATCGGCGGCGACCTGGTCCAGGGTCGCGGGGTAGCCGCTGCTCGGCTCCTGGCGTCCCACCTCGACGATGTCCTCGGCGGTGAGCGCGGACACCTCTGCCACGACCGCCGGTGGCGCGGAGACATAGTCCTCGGTGCCGCGCGGGCCGGCCAGCTCGGCGATCGACGCCTCGAGGACGTCGCGGTTGGCGTAGTCCGCCAGGCTCAGCCGGGACGGGTCGGCGCCCAGTCCGTAGGACCAGACCTGCTGCCCGGCCAGCGGGAGCCGGATCACGTAGAGGCCGTCGCCCAGCCGGCGGTTGAGCAGACCGGCCAGCGCGTCGCTCGCCGCAGGCCCGTCGTCGGGCAGTCCCTCCGGAGTCTCGACGAGCGCGACGTACACCGGGAACGGCACCTCCCGCACGAGCGCGGAGATGCGGTCCTCGGACTCCTGCGCCTCGCCGCTGCCCATGGCGCGGTCGATGACCACGCCGTCCTCGCGCAGCGCCTCCGCCAGCGCGTCGATGTCGGTCGGTCCGTCCATGCTGCAGCTCCCCGAGATGTCGTGTGCGTCAGGCCCGGGCGACCTCGACGGCCACCTCGTCGGCGTCGGCGTACGCAACGCTGGTGGCGAGCGTCTCCTCCGCGATCAGGGCCTCGTGGGTCCGCGCGGCGTCCAGGGTGCTGACGGGCGCCGAGATCGTCAGCACGATCCGGTCGCTCACCTGGAGCCCGGCGTCCTTGCGGGCCTGCTGGACCGCCCGCACCAGGTCGCGGGCGGTGCCCTCCGCCTCCAGCTCGGGCGTCACGGCGGTGTCGAGGACGACGAAGCCGCCACGCGGCAGCATGCCGATGGCGGTGTCGTCGGCCGACGAGCCGGCCACGGTCTCCAGGGCGTACTCCCCCTCGACGAGCGTGAGCCCGCCGGCGGTGACGGTGCCGTCCTCCGCCACCGACCAGTCACCGGACTTGGAGCCCTTGATCGCGAGCTGGACGTCCTTGCCCAGGCGCGGACCGGCCGCGCGGGCGTTGACGGTGAGCCGCTGCGAGACGCCGTACGCCGCCGCCTCGGGCGCGTCGGTCGCGAAGAGCTCGACGGACTTGAGGTTGAGCTCGTCGGCCACCAGCGACTCGAAGCCGGTGAGGTCGGCCTCGGTGACCACCGTCAGGCGCGAGAGCGGCAGCCGGTTGCGGAGGTGGGCGGCCTTGCGCAGCGCCGATCCGGCCGAGCAGACGTCGCGGACGGTGTCCATCGACGCGACCAGCGCCTCGTCGGCCGGCAGGTCCTCGGCGGCGGGCCAGTCGGCCAGGTGCACCGAGCGCTCGCCGGTGAGGCCGCGCCAGACCTCCTCGGTCGTGAGCGGCATCAGCGGCGCGGTGACCCGGCAGACGACCTCGAGCACGGTGTAGAGGGTGTCGAAGGCGTCGGCGTCCTCGTCCCAGAACCGCTCGCGGGAGCGACGGATGTACCAGTTGGTCAGCACGTCGAGGAAGCTGCGCGTGGAGTCGCACGCCGCCGCCACCTCGTAGTTGTCGAGCTGGTCGGTCATCGCGGCGACGTAGTCGCGCAGCTTGGCCAGGATGTGGCGGTCGATCGGGTTCGACATGGCGTCGGTGCGCCCCAGCACACTCCGGGCCTCGTGGCCGGCGCCGCCGCCCGCCGCGTTCGCGTACAGGGTGAAGAAGGACCAGCTGTTCCACAGCGGGATCAGCACCTGCCGCACCGAGTCGCGGATTCCCTGCTCGGTGACGACGAGGTTGCCGCCGCGCAGGATCGGGCTCGACATCAGGAACCACCGCATCGCGTCGGCGCCGTCGCGGTCGAAGACCTCGCGGACGTCGGGGTAGTTGCGCAGGGACTTCGACATCTTCTGGCCGTCGTTGCCCAGGACGATGCCGTGGCTCAGGCACGTCGAGAAGGCCGGTCGGTCGAAGATCGCGCCGGCCAGGACGTGCATCGTGTAGAACCAGCCGCGGGTCTGGCCGATGTACTCGACGATGAAGTCGCCGGGGAAGTGGTGGTCGAACCAGTCCTTGTTCTCGAACGGGTAGTGCACCTGCGCGAAGCTCATCGAGCCCGAGTCGAACCACACGTCGAGGACGTCGGTGACGCGACGCATCGTGGACTTCCCGGTCGGGTCGTCCGGGTTGGGACGCGTCAGCTCGTCGACGAACGGGCGGTGGAGGTCGGGGTTGCCGTCCTTGTCGCGGGGCAGGGTGCCGAAGTCGCGCTCGATCTCCTCGAAGGAGCCGTAGACGTCGATGCGCGGGTGGTGCTCGTCGTCGGACTTCCACACCGGGACCGGGCTGCCCCAGAAGCGGTTGCGGGTGATCGACCAGTCACGGGCGTTCTCCAGCCACTTGCCGAACTGGCCGTCCTTGATGTGGTCGGGCACCCAGCGGATGTCCTGGTTGAGCGCCATGAGGCGCTCCTTGACCTTGGTCACCTCGACGAACCACGACGAGACGCCCTTGTAGATCAGGGGCTGCCGGCAGCGCCAGCAGTGCGGGTAGGAGTGGTCGTAGGTCTCGCGGCGCACGAGGACGGTGCCGGGGGTGACGGAGCCGGTGGGGCCGTCGCCGCGCGTGGCGGCCTTGAGGTGGTCGATGACGTGGAGGTTGGCGTCGAAGACCTGCATGCCCTCGTAGTCGGTGACCGGGAACGTGAAGCGCCCGTCCTTGCCGACCGGCATGACCGCCTCGATGCCCTCGCGGTCGGTGACGACCTTGTCGTCCTCACCGAACGCGCCGGCGGTGTGCACCAGCCCGGTGCCGTCCGTGGTCGTGACGAACTCGGCGGGCACGAGGCGGAAGGCGCGCTCGTGGCCGGCGTAGTAGCTGAACGGCGGGGCGTACTCGAGGCCGACGAGGTCGGCGCCCGTCCCACGCCAGGTGACCTCGGGCGCCTCCCCCAGCTCGCGGGCGTACGACGCCAGGCGGGCCTCGGCGATGAGGTAGCGCTCGGGGCTGCCGGTGGGTCCGTCGGAGGTGACGACGACGTAGTCGATGTCCTCGCCGACCATCACCGCGAGGTTGGACGGCAGGGTCCACGGGGTCGTCGTCCAGACGAGGACCTTGACGCCCCTGAACGGTCCGTCCGTGGTGACGTCGTAGCCGACGGTGACGGCCGGGTCCTGGCGCATCTGGTAGACGTCGTCGTCCATGCGCAGCTCGTGGTTGGAGAGCGGCGTCTCGTCCTGCCAGCAGTAGGGCAGGACGCGGAAGCCCTCGTAGACCAGGCCCTTGTCGTGCAGCTGCTTGAAGGCCCAGATGACCGACTCCATGAATTCGGGGTTCATCGTGCGGTAGTCGTTGTCGAAGTCGACCCAGCGCGCCTGGCGGGTGACGTAGTCGCGCCACTCGCCGGTGTACTTCAGCACGCTCTGGCGGCAGGCCTCGTTGAACTTCTCGATGCCCAGCTCGACGATCTCGTCGGTGGTCTTGATGCCGTTGAGGCGCATCGCCTCCAGCTCGGCCGGCAGGCCGTGGGTGTCCCACCCGAAGCGGCGCTCGACGCGCTTGCCGCGCATCGTCTGGTAGCGCGGGATGAGGTCCTTGACGTAGCCGGTGAGCAGGTGGCCGTAGTGCGGCAGGCCGTTGGCGAAGGGCGGGCCGTCGTAGAAGACGAACTCGTTGTCGCCGCTCGCGCCCGCCTCGCGCTGCTCGACGCTCGCGCGGAAGGTGTCGTCGGCCTCCCAGTAGGCCAGCACGGCCTCCTCGATCTCGGGGAAGCGGGGGCTGCTCGCGACGGTCGTGGCGTCGGTGTGCGAGACCTTGGGGTAGGCCATCTGGGGTGCTCCTCGCGGTGCGTCGTACGTCTCGGGTCTTCACCACGAGGACGATCTGCAGACCGCGGTACCACCTCGCTTGCCGCTCCCCGGCGGGGAGACGACCGCTCGTTCCGGCTGTGTCGGGCCGCACCCGTCGGGGTCTAGTGGGGCCGCGGCCGGATCGCCGTACCCGTTCTTCCCGAGGCTCGCCGCTGATGACGGCTCAGACGCCTGCGGCGATCGTACGGCGTGTGCTCGGGCACGCGCGAATCAGTTGGCGGACGAGCGACAGTGGAGCCCCCGACCGGACCTAGCGGCCCCGGGCTCCACTGTCGCGACCACCCGATTGCGGATCGAGCCGGGGACCCGCTTGGCTGGGCCCATGGCGAACCCCGGGTACGACGGCATGTGGCTCCCCACCGACCAGGACCCCCGGATGCAGATGGGGCCGACGCGCGGCGAGCGCGAGTGCCTGGTCGGCTACCTCGAGCACTACCGCCAGACGCTGGCGCTGAAGTGCGACGGCCTCGACGCCGCGCAGCTGGCGACGAAGGCGGTG
This sequence is a window from Nocardioides sp. S5. Protein-coding genes within it:
- the dapE gene encoding succinyl-diaminopimelate desuccinylase gives rise to the protein MAHLDLSADVVTLTQQLVDIFSVSHEEEEIADAVESALRGLPHLTVTRRGHTIVARTDLGRGERVVIAGHIDTVPLNDNLPSRQEDGVLHGLGSCDMKGGDAVMLKLAADVTEPNRDLTFVFYEAEEVDSVHNGLRKLTESDPHLLEADFAILMEPSNAAVEAGCQGTLRVDVRTTGERSHSARSWKGVNAIHLAGPVLARLNDYVAREPEIDGLTYHEGLNATGIRGGVAGNVIPDECVVEVNFRFAPDRSEADAEAFVRDFFEGYDVTVTDLAAGALPGLDRPAAKAFVEAVGGEVAPKFGWTDVAQFTKLGIPAVNFGPGDPMFAHKQDEHVPIEHIERCERLLKDWLA
- the ileS gene encoding isoleucine--tRNA ligase; protein product: MAYPKVSHTDATTVASSPRFPEIEEAVLAYWEADDTFRASVEQREAGASGDNEFVFYDGPPFANGLPHYGHLLTGYVKDLIPRYQTMRGKRVERRFGWDTHGLPAELEAMRLNGIKTTDEIVELGIEKFNEACRQSVLKYTGEWRDYVTRQARWVDFDNDYRTMNPEFMESVIWAFKQLHDKGLVYEGFRVLPYCWQDETPLSNHELRMDDDVYQMRQDPAVTVGYDVTTDGPFRGVKVLVWTTTPWTLPSNLAVMVGEDIDYVVVTSDGPTGSPERYLIAEARLASYARELGEAPEVTWRGTGADLVGLEYAPPFSYYAGHERAFRLVPAEFVTTTDGTGLVHTAGAFGEDDKVVTDREGIEAVMPVGKDGRFTFPVTDYEGMQVFDANLHVIDHLKAATRGDGPTGSVTPGTVLVRRETYDHSYPHCWRCRQPLIYKGVSSWFVEVTKVKERLMALNQDIRWVPDHIKDGQFGKWLENARDWSITRNRFWGSPVPVWKSDDEHHPRIDVYGSFEEIERDFGTLPRDKDGNPDLHRPFVDELTRPNPDDPTGKSTMRRVTDVLDVWFDSGSMSFAQVHYPFENKDWFDHHFPGDFIVEYIGQTRGWFYTMHVLAGAIFDRPAFSTCLSHGIVLGNDGQKMSKSLRNYPDVREVFDRDGADAMRWFLMSSPILRGGNLVVTEQGIRDSVRQVLIPLWNSWSFFTLYANAAGGGAGHEARSVLGRTDAMSNPIDRHILAKLRDYVAAMTDQLDNYEVAAACDSTRSFLDVLTNWYIRRSRERFWDEDADAFDTLYTVLEVVCRVTAPLMPLTTEEVWRGLTGERSVHLADWPAAEDLPADEALVASMDTVRDVCSAGSALRKAAHLRNRLPLSRLTVVTEADLTGFESLVADELNLKSVELFATDAPEAAAYGVSQRLTVNARAAGPRLGKDVQLAIKGSKSGDWSVAEDGTVTAGGLTLVEGEYALETVAGSSADDTAIGMLPRGGFVVLDTAVTPELEAEGTARDLVRAVQQARKDAGLQVSDRIVLTISAPVSTLDAARTHEALIAEETLATSVAYADADEVAVEVARA